agccttaaataggcCGCGAGCTCTCGCGTAATgcagaggcattcctccttgcgattcatcttCGCGGCGTTTGGtcggattaatcacgttcgatttcatcctttgaggctctgaagaaggcgatattgccgaaacgttagccacgaataaaggattgtaacaacctccggctccggctcaattaaagagaacaattattgaagcactaacatgccgaggtttatcgaaagtcgcacatggagaCTTCTTCGCAACGTGCCAGCCAGATACCATCGGCTTGTACGAGAGGCTCTATTATGGATTCAGAAGATCACAGTATCTCGCCAATCCATCCACTTTCTATATCACTGTCTGACTCATCGCGTGGTACCAAGGTTCATAGATCAAAAGCAACTTTACGTTCTGAGCGGTGtaccaaagaaaaacagacaaTTGGTGGACATCCAAACGCGTCCTCTTCGAACATGCCTACGTGCCGAAAAAGACTAACTACATGCCAATATCAAGAAATGTTTTCCGAAAGAACTCTCATGTTCACGATTTTTGGATGAACGCCTTTGGAGGAGAATAGTGGGTAGGTCGATTTCAATATGTGATTCTATCCGGTCTAAAGCTAAGTCTGCTTTACGGAAAAAGTTCGACGGTCTGCTTAGTAGGTCGCGTAGTGATAGTGGACAAAAGTGTCAAAAAGCAATCCGGTCTGACCTTAGCGATCGCGAGATTGCTACTGACGAGCAATCTTTGTCTGCCAACTCTCAAGTTACCGTATTTGGAGGAATTTCTATATCAAAGAACATGCAATCAGCGCTGGAATTAGGACCTAGTTCCTCACCATCTCAACCCATTTCTACCGCGATTCTGCGAAAAATTGCATGCAATCTACAAGAACTTTAAGATCGTCTCCGTCAAAAAGCAAACTCAAATACCACTGAGACTGCCCAGCAGCAGTCTAAAGCGCTTCCGCCTCTACCCTTCCCAAGTAGTTTCTTTAGACAACAGGAACCTAACGCCGTGGTGGATATTAGTTTCCATCTTTTTGCAGATGAACTTTTCAACGTTTTAGGTCGCTATAGACGGAGAAAGTGTCACCCAAATATCACTCATGAACAGCGCTTAGGCATTAGGGAAGTTCGAGTCATTCCTTTTAGTAGTCATTCCTCGTCATCTAGACGAAACACTCACTTTATGTCACCTCTAAGACAGCTCCCTCTATCGCTCTTCACTATCGAAGAATTTCTAGCGCAACACCGCAGACTCCATAGGGTATGGATGAGTACTAGTAAATCAACGCATTTAACACCCTCGACTGCAACCCGGCTTAAAACAGGGTTACCTGTCCTGTCTTGTGCCTTGTAATACAAACTCACAAGCTGAACTCTGATAGAGCTTGCCTCTGAAGATCCTTCAACGTTCAAGGTAAGACCTATCATAAGCTGCGTAGGAGGCCCCACAGGCAGGATCGCTCGGTTCTTAAACGCAGTTTTGGTGCAGCtgttgaaattcgtaccagcccACCCTACGCACACCCACATGTTTTTGGACCACCTAAAGAACACGCATTTTGATAACCCATGTGTAATGGAGTCTTTCGATGTTACTGCATTGTACACGAACTTCTCCAACGACTCGGTCATGCAGGTaatttttgagcttttaactGAACACCAAAGCTCGATAAACCTGTATGGCTTTTCCGTCTTTAGATGTTCGGGCAACTATTTTGCGCAAATCAGAGGTCTTTTCATGGGTCAGCGGATGGAGCGGACGCCCGCCATTGCTTTCATGGCTAAAATTGAGGCACCGATTTGGGAAACAAGACCCTTGCTTTATTGCCGATATATCGACGACTGTTTTCTTGTCTGTTGGTCTGAAGCAGAGATGGACAACTGTTTTAAATGAGCAGCCAGAGTACATAAAGTTCACTCGGAATAAGCCTAAAGGAGCATGGTTACCATTCCTCAACGTCCaagtgcatatttcaaacagaacgctTAGGACAAAGTGGTACCGCAAACCCAGCAATAAGAATATCctagttcactttttttctgattatccCACATAAGTTAATAGGTCGGTAGTACGAAATATGTTTCGCACGGCCACCTCCGGTTGCAGTGGAAGAGAGGAAAGGCGAGAATTTATCGagcttgctaggaaaattACGGTCAGTAACGGCTACACCTATGCGGTCTATCACAAAAAGAGCACTAACCCGAAACAAATCTGGCATGGAGAAAGTACCCTTTTGAGTACCGTTTATTTCCGATGAGTTTAGCGCTGCCATccggcggtgtctgaggaaagcTAAATTTTAAGAATCTGTTGCCATCGTGGAGCTCCCCCCTagtaaccttaagcaaatactcattcgGAATCGCCTATATATCGTATTTGCACTACAccggagtgcaaaatatgcCCGAATAACAACGAgagtgattgcatgagttcatttgttgtttatatgatttcctgtgtgcagtgtggtgacgaatgcataggagaaacagctagaccactatgtactcgaatcaaagaacacgtggacggcaaaaggaaatcatgtgacttcactgcattaggtggtcatagggtgcggcgtcatagcggagaagattttgaagatcacgattttagcgcgcgaacctagtattgcggcgcgcaaggttctggaggctttttggatccattCCAAGGGATGAATTGgaaggaggaatgcctctgcattacgcgggaactcgcgccctaTTTAGGGCTGAtttttgattgcgctagtcacctcacaacaggtatctagcagtggcaggatagtcagctgatcctaaggtacgatactatcttctactggtagctatgagacTCAACAATAAACGTatgactttctttgttgggcggataatgcgtttgatcggattaatcacgCTCGATTTTACCCtttcagactctgaagaaggcgatattgccgagaCATTAACGCCACAATCaaaggattgtaacaacctcgtgtccggctcaattaaagaaaacaatttattaGTGATCTTCATCCAGTGTCGGAAGTCTAAGCTTGTGCGAAAACTTGTTGCATCGAAACGCGAGTATTTCAATCGGAAGCAACTATAATGTTCCCAGCGAttatattagggtgttcggaaagtatctgccgaaatacggcaaaatttcaaaacaacacaactttttaacaacattttactaTTCGACGGAaaaatctccatcaacatcgacaaacgtctcacaagatcacggattcttTTGGcatagaactccggcgacttggaggcgaagaaagcccgaaggccATTTTTGAGATGGTCAGGATCATCGAAGCGCTtgtcttccaggtgatgctgaaagGATCGtaagaggtggtagtcgctcggggcCAGGTCCGAACTGTATggtgggtgcggtagagcTTCCCATCCTGAGCTCAAGAATTTtttgggaagtcttcttcgcgatgtgaggacgcgcgttatcgtgcagcaagtgaacgttgtcgagcttcgggtgctccttgcggtTCTTGTCTGCCAgcctttgcagttgagcgcagtagacctcgttagtaactgtcgtgttgtccggcagcagttcgaaacggtagattccatgaattccccaccagacgctcagcatgaccttcttctcatagttttcacctttcacgagaggatccggcattttatcgccagcgcaccactcacgtttgtgggtgtggctGACGTAGAGGACTCATTTTTCATCTACAGTGACAATGGTatccagccagtcgaatctgcggcttctggagagcagcagagtgcagatgtccaggcgtctttggcggttgctgtcgctcaatgcatgtgggagccactgaccgagctttttcaccattccgagagatcgctgTCCATTGCTTACGGTGGACAGCAAACAGCCAatactggcagcaaaatactgCACACCTTCATAcggatgctgctccgccagattcttcagttcgtagaacgatattgcagtcggtcgaccagagcgaggctcctcttcgagtttcttgtttttcttgtttctggctttgaagcgctggaaccaggcgcgcacagaccgctcagaaggggcttcggtgccgaatacttgacttaagtttcgatgggcttcagcagcggagtggccagattcgaactcgtaaagcactacgtgtcgaatatgggtggaatgttcgacCATTATAGGACGAAATaagcaaggaagagggagccagatagtatgttatgtgtatacaagcggtgcagtccttatataatatatttaaaacgggaacttctagaacatctcaaaaaatctgcgctactgcgaaattttcggcagatactttccgaacaccctaataagTCTTCATAAACACATTGTGGCCGTAAAGGCGAAATACTTGCATTACACATCGATCGTTCCAACGACTATTGCGGGAGCAATAGTGTCCACTCTTTCTGCAATTCCCTTTGTTTCTGCTTCAAGACCATTTGCTTCGTCGATAGCGTTGAAATCAATAATTGAATTGTCCTGATTATGTTGTGACTAGGATAGTATTATGGGCGATTTAGGGTTTGTACTTTTGTCAAGTTTCGCTTTTTATTTAACTTCTAGTCGTTCTCACCTTCGGTGTGCCCAGAGTCACTGGATCCGTTTAACCTGCAAAATTTCGTAAAACTTAAGTCTTCtgtgaaaaaattgagttttttctCGTCTATGAGCAGCAACAAGGATGAAGCGTGACATCCTAATGTTGGTGTAGCTATATTGTCTCACCCTCGGTTAGAGATGTTCCCAATTATTCGTAAATAACTCATTATCATCGCGGGGCGGAGTGACGCAACTGCGATGAATCCCAACGCTTCCGGCAGAGCTGAAGTGAATTCAGATTTTCAGAGGTTATGATAAGACTGCTGTCACCTATATATAATGGTGTTCCTTACTGTCACCGAATTTGatcatttcctatttttaagCTCTTTTCTATGCCGCAATAAATGTTAGTGCCAGAGGCCTCTAAACAAGTATCACTGAGAATCCAGAAAACCTGTGGAGAATCCAATTTCTCTATGCATTTGTTTCTTCGTACCATTCCCAACTAATTCTTGTTCATCGTCCCA
This window of the Necator americanus strain Aroian chromosome III, whole genome shotgun sequence genome carries:
- a CDS encoding hypothetical protein (NECATOR_CHRIII.G10609.T1) — translated: MPDPLVKGENYEKKVMLSVWWGIHGIYRFELLPDNTTVTNEVYCAQLQRLADKNRKEHPKLDNVHLLHDNARPHIAKKTSQKILELRMGSSTAPTIQFGPGPERLPPLTILSASPGRQALR
- a CDS encoding hypothetical protein (NECATOR_CHRIII.G10610.T1), yielding MVEHSTHIRHVVLYEFESGHSAAEAHRNLSQVFGTEAPSERSVRAWFQRFKARNKKNKKLEEEPRSGRPTAISFYELKNLAEQHPYEGVQYFAASIGCLLSTVSNGQRSLGMVKKLGQWLPHALSDSNRQRRLDICTLLLSRSRRFDWLDTIVTVDEK